From the Paraburkholderia sp. PREW-6R genome, one window contains:
- the rplJ gene encoding 50S ribosomal protein L10, with protein sequence MPLNKESKQAVVAEVAAQVAKAQTVVLAEYRGIAVGDLTKLRAKAREQQVYLRVLKNTLARRAVEGTPFAPLAEQMTGPLIYGISEDAIAAAKVVNDFSKGNDKLVIKAGSYEGKVMDKAGVQALANIPSREELLSKLLYVMQAPVSGFARALAALAEKKQGEETAA encoded by the coding sequence GTGCCACTCAACAAAGAAAGCAAGCAGGCCGTCGTCGCTGAGGTTGCCGCGCAAGTCGCGAAAGCCCAGACCGTGGTTCTGGCTGAGTATCGTGGAATCGCGGTTGGCGATCTGACCAAGCTGCGCGCGAAAGCGCGTGAGCAGCAGGTTTATCTTCGTGTGTTGAAAAACACGTTGGCGCGCCGCGCCGTCGAAGGTACCCCGTTTGCTCCGCTGGCAGAGCAGATGACTGGTCCCCTGATCTACGGCATCTCGGAAGATGCCATTGCTGCTGCGAAGGTCGTCAACGACTTCAGCAAGGGCAATGACAAGTTGGTCATCAAGGCTGGTTCCTACGAAGGCAAGGTGATGGACAAGGCTGGCGTGCAAGCGCTGGCAAACATCCCGAGCCGCGAAGAGCTGCTCTCCAAGCTGCTGTATGTTATGCAAGCACCTGTTTCCGGCTTCGCGCGCGCTTTGGCCGCGCTGGCAGAAAAGAAACAAGGCGAAGAAACCGCTGCGTAA
- the rplA gene encoding 50S ribosomal protein L1 — MAKLSKRLQAFAGKVDRQKLYPIDDALSLVKECASAKFDESIDVSVQLGIDAKKSDQVVRGSVVLPAGTGKSVRVAVFAQGEKAEQARAAGAEVVGMEDLAEQVKAGNLDFDIVIASPDTMRVVGTLGQILGPRGLMPNPKVGTVTPDVATAVKNAKAGQVQFRVDKAGIIHATIGRASFEPAALRSNLAALVDALQKAKPATSKGVYLRKVALSSTMGVGVRVDQASLAAQ; from the coding sequence ATGGCTAAGCTTTCGAAGCGTCTGCAGGCATTTGCAGGCAAGGTTGATCGTCAGAAGCTGTATCCGATCGACGACGCTCTGTCGCTCGTGAAGGAATGCGCGAGCGCCAAGTTCGACGAATCGATCGACGTTTCCGTGCAGCTTGGCATCGACGCGAAGAAGTCGGACCAAGTGGTTCGCGGCTCGGTCGTGCTGCCGGCAGGCACGGGTAAGTCGGTTCGTGTCGCCGTGTTCGCGCAAGGTGAAAAGGCTGAGCAAGCTCGCGCGGCAGGTGCTGAAGTGGTCGGCATGGAAGACCTGGCTGAACAGGTGAAAGCCGGCAATCTCGACTTTGACATCGTGATCGCTTCGCCGGACACGATGCGCGTTGTCGGTACGCTCGGCCAGATCCTCGGCCCGCGCGGCCTGATGCCGAACCCGAAGGTGGGTACGGTTACGCCGGACGTCGCAACTGCCGTCAAGAATGCCAAGGCGGGTCAAGTTCAGTTCCGTGTCGACAAGGCCGGGATCATTCACGCCACGATCGGCCGTGCTTCGTTCGAGCCGGCGGCGCTGCGCAGCAACCTCGCTGCTCTCGTCGACGCGCTGCAAAAGGCGAAGCCTGCAACGAGCAAGGGCGTGTACCTGCGTAAGGTTGCGCTGTCGAGCACGATGGGCGTTGGCGTTCGCGTCGACCAGGCATCGCTGGCAGCACAGTAA
- the rplK gene encoding 50S ribosomal protein L11, whose protein sequence is MAKKIIGFIKLQIPAGKANPSPPVGPALGQRGLNIMEFCKAFNAQTQALEPGLPIPVVITAFADKSFTFVLKTPPATVLIKKAAKIDKGSSKPHTDKVGKITRAQAEDIAKTKMPDLTAADLDAAVRTIAGSARSMGITVEGV, encoded by the coding sequence ATGGCAAAGAAAATCATTGGCTTTATCAAGCTGCAGATTCCTGCAGGCAAAGCCAACCCGTCGCCGCCGGTCGGTCCGGCATTGGGCCAGCGCGGCCTGAACATCATGGAGTTCTGCAAGGCGTTCAACGCGCAGACTCAAGCTTTGGAACCGGGTTTGCCGATTCCGGTCGTCATCACGGCATTCGCGGACAAGAGCTTCACGTTCGTCCTGAAGACGCCGCCGGCTACGGTTCTGATCAAGAAAGCAGCGAAGATCGACAAGGGTTCGAGCAAGCCGCATACCGACAAGGTCGGCAAGATCACCCGTGCTCAAGCTGAAGACATCGCCAAGACCAAGATGCCCGATCTGACGGCAGCTGATCTGGACGCAGCGGTTCGTACGATCGCTGGTAGCGCCCGCTCGATGGGCATCACTGTGGAGGGCGTGTAA
- the nusG gene encoding transcription termination/antitermination protein NusG, translating to MSDTPASPSGKRWYVVHAYSGMEKSVQRALQERIERAGMQDQFGQILVPTEEVVEVKGGHKSVTERRFFPGYVLVEMEMTDETWHLVKNTAKVTGFVGGARNRPSPISPREVEKIMSQMQEGVEKPRPKTLFEVGEMVRVKDGPFTDFNGSVEEVNYEKSRVRVSVTIFGRATPVELEFGQVEKL from the coding sequence ATGAGCGATACTCCGGCATCCCCGAGCGGCAAACGCTGGTACGTGGTACACGCCTACTCCGGCATGGAAAAGAGCGTGCAGCGAGCGCTTCAGGAGCGCATCGAACGTGCTGGCATGCAAGACCAGTTTGGGCAGATTCTTGTCCCTACAGAAGAAGTGGTTGAAGTAAAGGGCGGACACAAGTCCGTAACCGAGCGACGTTTCTTTCCAGGCTATGTTCTGGTCGAAATGGAAATGACCGATGAGACGTGGCATCTGGTCAAGAATACGGCTAAGGTAACGGGTTTTGTTGGTGGCGCGCGGAATCGCCCGAGCCCGATTTCTCCGCGAGAAGTTGAGAAGATCATGTCGCAGATGCAGGAGGGCGTGGAAAAGCCGCGTCCGAAGACCCTGTTTGAAGTCGGCGAGATGGTTCGTGTCAAGGACGGTCCGTTCACAGATTTCAACGGCAGCGTAGAAGAAGTCAATTACGAAAAGTCGCGCGTCCGTGTTTCTGTTACAATCTTTGGCCGCGCAACGCCGGTCGAGTTGGAATTCGGTCAAGTCGAAAAGTTGTGA
- the secE gene encoding preprotein translocase subunit SecE, producing MANPSVETVNTSGDKLMLVAGVLLVLAGFVGFFWLNGQEWYVRGAALAVGVIAGVAVGLLSAPGKGFIAFAKDSYKEVRKVVWPTRKEATQTTLVVFGFVFVMAIFLWVSDKSIEWAIFSVILGWK from the coding sequence ATGGCGAATCCTTCCGTCGAAACTGTAAATACATCCGGCGACAAGCTGATGCTCGTCGCGGGCGTATTGTTGGTCTTGGCCGGGTTCGTGGGGTTCTTCTGGCTCAATGGCCAGGAATGGTACGTCCGCGGAGCCGCCTTGGCTGTTGGCGTCATCGCGGGTGTTGCAGTCGGTCTTCTCTCCGCGCCTGGCAAGGGTTTCATCGCTTTCGCCAAAGACTCGTACAAAGAAGTTCGTAAGGTTGTCTGGCCGACTCGCAAAGAGGCGACGCAGACAACGCTTGTAGTGTTCGGCTTCGTGTTCGTCATGGCAATCTTTCTTTGGGTGAGTGATAAATCCATTGAATGGGCGATTTTCTCGGTGATTCTGGGTTGGAAATGA
- the tuf gene encoding elongation factor Tu, with protein sequence MAKGKFERTKPHVNVGTIGHVDHGKTTLTAAITTVLTQKFGGEAKAYDQIDAAPEEKARGITINTAHVEYETANRHYAHVDCPGHADYVKNMITGAAQMDGAILVCSAADGPMPQTREHILLARQVGVPYIIVFLNKCDMVDDAELLELVEMEVRELLSKYDFPGDDTPIIKGSAKLALEGDKGELGEVAIMNLADALDTYIPTPERAVDGAFLMPVEDVFSISGRGTVVTGRVERGVVKVGEEIEIVGIKPTVKTTCTGVEMFRKLLDQGQAGDNVGILLRGTKREDVERGQVLAKPGTINPHTHFTAEVYVLSKDEGGRHTPFFNNYRPQFYFRTTDVTGSIELPKDKEMVMPGDNVSITVKLINPIAMEEGLRFAIREGGRTVGAGVVAKILE encoded by the coding sequence ATGGCCAAGGGTAAGTTTGAGCGGACCAAGCCGCACGTGAACGTCGGCACGATCGGTCACGTTGACCACGGCAAGACCACGCTGACGGCAGCGATCACGACGGTTCTGACGCAGAAGTTTGGCGGCGAAGCGAAGGCATACGACCAGATCGACGCGGCGCCGGAAGAAAAGGCACGTGGTATCACGATCAACACGGCACACGTCGAGTACGAAACGGCTAACCGCCACTACGCACACGTCGACTGCCCGGGCCACGCTGACTATGTGAAGAACATGATCACGGGCGCAGCGCAGATGGACGGCGCGATTCTGGTGTGCTCGGCCGCAGACGGCCCGATGCCGCAAACGCGTGAGCACATCCTGCTGGCGCGTCAGGTCGGTGTGCCGTACATCATCGTGTTCCTGAACAAGTGCGACATGGTGGACGACGCTGAGCTGCTGGAGCTGGTCGAGATGGAAGTGCGCGAGCTTCTGTCGAAGTACGACTTCCCGGGCGACGACACGCCAATCATCAAGGGGTCGGCGAAGCTGGCGCTGGAAGGCGACAAGGGCGAGCTGGGCGAAGTGGCGATCATGAACCTGGCCGACGCACTGGACACGTACATCCCGACGCCGGAGCGCGCAGTGGACGGCGCATTCCTGATGCCGGTGGAAGACGTGTTCTCGATCTCGGGTCGCGGCACGGTGGTGACGGGTCGCGTTGAGCGCGGCGTGGTCAAGGTCGGCGAGGAAATCGAAATTGTCGGTATCAAGCCGACGGTGAAGACGACCTGCACGGGCGTGGAAATGTTCCGCAAGCTGCTCGACCAGGGTCAGGCGGGCGATAACGTGGGTATCCTGCTGCGCGGCACGAAGCGTGAAGACGTAGAGCGCGGCCAGGTGCTGGCCAAGCCGGGCACGATCAACCCGCACACGCATTTCACCGCTGAGGTGTACGTGCTGAGCAAGGACGAAGGCGGCCGTCACACGCCGTTCTTCAACAACTACCGTCCGCAGTTCTACTTCCGTACGACGGACGTGACGGGCTCGATCGAGCTGCCGAAGGACAAGGAAATGGTCATGCCGGGCGACAACGTGTCGATCACGGTGAAGCTGATCAACCCGATCGCGATGGAAGAAGGCCTGCGCTTCGCCATCCGTGAAGGTGGCCGTACGGTCGGCGCTGGTGTGGTTGCAAAGATCCTCGAGTAA
- a CDS encoding SGNH/GDSL hydrolase family protein, whose translation MTIRALVAACSAALLSQFALPTTVFAADATSAHWVTAWATALQPIPQRADLPPLYRAPDVAGRTVRQIIYPTLSGASARIHLSNEYGKTPLVIEDVRVARSDGGAATVGADARVTFGGKNAVSVPAGGELDSDPVALDVVEGKPYAVSVFVGPEQRIVAWHRVSNQVNYVSTPGDHTADASAAGFRGKFTQYVWVTGMAVSAAPSSAAVAAIGDSITDGMRSSLNQNRRWPDAFARRLAANGGGERSIAVVNLGISGNRLLSDSPCYGDALAKRFDRDVLQRPGVKTAIVLIGINDINFASMPARNGLDCDFPHTSVTAPDLIAGYERLIAAARHAGVKVFGATLTPAALPPSRESIRLAVNQWIRTARAFDGVVDFDAALRDTAHLDRLRREFDSGDHIHPSDAGYAAMAQAVPADAVVNAVVNSTRK comes from the coding sequence ATGACCATTCGCGCCTTAGTCGCCGCCTGTAGCGCGGCGCTGCTGTCCCAATTTGCTCTTCCCACCACCGTGTTTGCCGCCGATGCCACTTCGGCGCACTGGGTAACCGCCTGGGCAACGGCACTGCAGCCGATTCCTCAGCGCGCCGATCTGCCGCCTCTATATCGTGCGCCAGACGTTGCCGGACGAACCGTGCGTCAAATCATCTACCCGACGCTGTCGGGCGCGTCCGCAAGAATTCATCTGAGTAACGAGTACGGGAAGACGCCGCTTGTCATCGAGGATGTGCGCGTTGCCCGCTCAGATGGCGGCGCGGCTACGGTGGGCGCAGACGCGCGCGTTACCTTCGGCGGGAAAAATGCCGTGAGCGTGCCGGCGGGCGGCGAGCTGGACAGCGATCCGGTTGCGCTGGACGTGGTCGAAGGCAAACCGTACGCCGTGAGCGTGTTCGTGGGACCGGAGCAGCGGATCGTCGCATGGCACCGGGTATCGAATCAGGTCAATTATGTGTCGACGCCTGGCGACCATACGGCCGATGCGTCGGCGGCCGGCTTTCGCGGCAAATTTACGCAGTATGTTTGGGTAACGGGGATGGCGGTGTCGGCTGCGCCGTCGTCAGCGGCGGTGGCGGCGATCGGCGATTCGATCACGGATGGCATGCGCTCCAGCCTCAACCAGAATCGCCGATGGCCCGACGCGTTCGCGCGACGGCTTGCCGCGAACGGCGGTGGCGAGCGATCCATTGCCGTGGTCAATCTGGGTATTAGCGGCAACCGTCTGCTGAGTGATTCTCCCTGTTACGGCGACGCGCTCGCCAAGCGCTTCGACCGTGACGTGTTGCAGCGCCCGGGCGTCAAGACTGCCATTGTGCTGATTGGCATCAACGACATCAATTTCGCTTCGATGCCCGCGCGTAATGGCCTGGATTGCGATTTCCCGCATACCTCGGTGACGGCGCCGGATTTGATTGCAGGCTACGAGCGGCTGATTGCCGCCGCGCGACATGCGGGCGTGAAGGTGTTCGGCGCGACGTTGACGCCGGCCGCACTACCGCCGTCGCGTGAAAGCATCCGGCTGGCGGTCAACCAGTGGATCCGGACTGCGCGTGCGTTTGACGGTGTCGTCGACTTCGACGCCGCTTTGCGCGACACGGCGCATCTGGACCGCTTGCGGCGCGAGTTCGATAGCGGCGACCATATTCACCCGAGCGACGCGGGCTACGCGGCAATGGCGCAGGCGGTACCCGCCGACGCGGTGGTCAACGCGGTGGTCAATTCAACTCGGAAGTGA
- a CDS encoding NAD(P)/FAD-dependent oxidoreductase codes for MLRLSEIKLPLDHPESALEAAIRARLKELGVSADALVRYTVFRRAHDARKRADIKLTYIVDVEVKDEAAALRNLATVPHCGVTPDMTYKFVAKAPAQLATLRPVVIGMGPCGLFAGLILAQMGFRPIILERGKAVRERTKDTFGLWRKSVLNPESNVQFGEGGAGTFSDGKLYSQIKDPKHYGRKVLDEFVRAGAPEDILYLSRPHIGTFRLVSMVEKMRATIHELGGEVRFETRVDDIEIDQGKVRGLKLSNGETLRCDHVVLAVGHSARDTFEMLHERGVFIEAKPFSLGFRIEHPQGLIDRSRFGKFAGHKQLGAADYKVVHHCSNGRAVYSFCMCPGGTVVAATSEPGRVVTNGMSQYSRAERNANAGIVVGITPEDYPGGPLAGIAFQRKWEERAFELGGGNYMAPGQLVGDFIAGRPSTSLGSVVPSYKPGVHPTDLSTALPDYVIEAIREALPQLDRKIAGFAMHDAVLTGVETRTSSPIRVKRGDDYQSVNIEGLYPAGEGAGYAGGIYSAAIDGIEVAEALALNMMGERLAA; via the coding sequence ATGTTACGTCTAAGCGAAATCAAACTCCCGCTCGATCATCCCGAGAGCGCGCTGGAGGCGGCAATCCGCGCGCGCCTCAAGGAACTCGGGGTGTCTGCAGACGCCTTGGTCCGTTACACCGTGTTTCGCCGTGCGCACGACGCGCGCAAACGCGCCGACATCAAGCTCACCTATATCGTGGATGTCGAGGTCAAGGACGAAGCGGCCGCGCTCAGGAATCTGGCCACGGTTCCGCATTGCGGCGTCACGCCCGACATGACGTACAAGTTCGTCGCTAAAGCGCCGGCGCAACTTGCAACGCTGCGCCCGGTCGTGATCGGCATGGGGCCATGCGGGTTGTTTGCGGGCCTGATCCTCGCTCAGATGGGCTTTCGTCCGATCATTCTGGAGCGGGGCAAGGCGGTTCGTGAGCGCACTAAAGATACGTTCGGGCTGTGGCGCAAGTCGGTGTTGAATCCGGAATCGAATGTGCAATTTGGCGAGGGCGGCGCGGGTACGTTCTCGGACGGCAAACTGTATAGCCAGATCAAGGACCCGAAGCACTACGGCCGCAAGGTGCTTGATGAATTCGTCCGCGCGGGCGCGCCGGAAGACATTCTCTACCTGAGCCGTCCGCATATCGGAACGTTCCGTCTTGTCAGCATGGTCGAAAAGATGCGCGCGACCATTCATGAACTGGGCGGCGAAGTGCGTTTCGAAACGCGCGTCGACGATATCGAGATTGATCAGGGCAAGGTGCGCGGATTGAAGCTGTCGAATGGCGAGACGCTGCGTTGCGACCACGTGGTGCTGGCCGTGGGGCACAGCGCTCGCGATACGTTCGAAATGCTGCATGAGCGCGGCGTGTTCATCGAGGCCAAACCTTTCTCGCTCGGGTTCCGGATCGAGCATCCGCAGGGGTTGATCGATCGTAGCCGGTTCGGCAAATTTGCCGGACACAAGCAGCTGGGTGCCGCTGATTACAAGGTGGTCCACCATTGCAGCAATGGGCGCGCGGTCTATAGCTTCTGCATGTGCCCCGGCGGCACCGTCGTGGCGGCGACGTCCGAGCCAGGGCGCGTCGTGACCAATGGCATGAGCCAGTACTCGCGCGCGGAGCGTAACGCGAATGCGGGCATCGTCGTGGGGATTACTCCGGAAGATTATCCGGGCGGCCCGCTTGCCGGCATTGCTTTCCAGCGCAAGTGGGAAGAGCGGGCTTTCGAGCTCGGCGGCGGTAACTATATGGCGCCGGGACAGCTGGTCGGCGACTTTATCGCCGGAAGGCCGTCTACGTCGCTTGGCTCGGTGGTGCCGTCCTACAAGCCGGGCGTGCATCCCACCGATCTCAGCACCGCTTTGCCCGACTATGTGATCGAGGCGATCCGGGAAGCCTTGCCGCAGTTGGATCGCAAGATTGCCGGTTTCGCGATGCATGACGCGGTGCTGACGGGCGTCGAAACGCGCACGTCTTCGCCGATCCGGGTAAAGCGCGGGGACGACTATCAGAGCGTCAATATCGAAGGGCTGTATCCGGCCGGCGAGGGCGCAGGCTATGCCGGCGGCATTTATTCGGCGGCGATCGACGGCATTGAAGTCGCCGAGGCGCTGGCGCTGAATATGATGGGCGAGCGTCTCGCGGCCTGA
- the paaA gene encoding 1,2-phenylacetyl-CoA epoxidase subunit PaaA produces the protein MYTQSLDIPGNVSPLDAGADSPEQVKFDAVMEADGKIEAQDWMPEAYRKTLVRQISQHAHSEIVGMLPEGNWISRAPSLKRKAILLAKVQDEAGHGLYLYSAAETLGVSRDQLIAALHAGKAKYSSIFNYPTPTWADVGVIGWLVDGAAIMNQIPLCRCTYGPYARAMIRICKEESFHQRQGFDALMSMMAGTDAQREMVQQAVNRWWWPVLMMFGPSDKDSIHSNQSSKWGIKRISNDDLRQKFVDATVDQAKVLGVTLPDADLKWNEARGHYDYGDIDWEEFWRVVNGDGPCNRERLATRVKAHNEGAWVREAALAHAEKQRQRAQQQAA, from the coding sequence ATGTACACGCAATCCCTGGATATCCCCGGCAACGTTTCACCGCTAGACGCGGGCGCGGATTCGCCCGAGCAGGTCAAATTCGACGCGGTCATGGAGGCCGACGGCAAGATCGAGGCCCAGGACTGGATGCCCGAGGCCTATCGCAAGACGCTGGTGCGCCAGATTTCGCAGCATGCACACTCTGAGATCGTCGGCATGCTGCCGGAAGGCAACTGGATCAGCCGCGCGCCGAGCCTCAAGCGCAAGGCGATCCTGCTCGCCAAGGTTCAGGACGAAGCCGGCCACGGTCTCTATTTATATAGCGCGGCGGAAACGCTGGGTGTATCACGCGATCAGTTGATCGCGGCGCTGCACGCCGGCAAAGCCAAGTATTCGAGCATCTTCAATTATCCGACGCCCACCTGGGCGGACGTCGGCGTGATCGGCTGGCTGGTGGACGGCGCGGCCATCATGAACCAGATTCCGCTGTGCCGTTGCACATACGGCCCGTACGCCCGCGCCATGATCCGCATCTGCAAGGAAGAGTCATTCCACCAGCGCCAGGGTTTCGATGCGCTGATGTCCATGATGGCCGGCACCGACGCGCAGCGCGAAATGGTCCAGCAAGCCGTCAATCGCTGGTGGTGGCCGGTCCTGATGATGTTCGGGCCGAGCGACAAGGATTCGATCCACAGCAATCAGTCGTCGAAGTGGGGCATCAAGCGCATTTCGAACGACGATCTTCGTCAGAAATTCGTGGACGCCACCGTCGACCAGGCCAAGGTGCTCGGCGTCACGCTGCCGGACGCGGACCTGAAGTGGAACGAAGCGCGCGGCCATTACGACTACGGCGACATCGACTGGGAAGAGTTCTGGCGCGTCGTCAACGGCGACGGCCCGTGCAACCGCGAGCGTCTCGCCACCCGTGTCAAGGCTCATAACGAAGGTGCCTGGGTCCGTGAAGCCGCCCTCGCCCACGCCGAAAAGCAGCGCCAGCGCGCGCAACAGCAAGCCGCGTGA
- the paaB gene encoding 1,2-phenylacetyl-CoA epoxidase subunit PaaB → MNKEWPIWEVFVRSKQGLDHKHCGSLHAADAPMALRMARDVYTRRQEGVSIWVVPSSAITASAPEDKAELFEPAGDKIYRHPTFYTLPDEVNHM, encoded by the coding sequence ATGAACAAGGAATGGCCGATTTGGGAAGTCTTCGTGCGCAGCAAGCAGGGACTCGACCATAAACACTGCGGCAGTCTGCACGCCGCCGACGCGCCCATGGCACTGCGCATGGCGCGCGACGTCTACACGCGCCGGCAGGAAGGCGTGAGCATCTGGGTGGTGCCTTCGTCGGCGATTACGGCGTCCGCGCCGGAAGACAAGGCGGAATTGTTCGAACCGGCTGGCGACAAGATTTACCGCCACCCGACGTTCTACACGCTCCCCGACGAAGTCAACCACATGTAA
- the paaC gene encoding 1,2-phenylacetyl-CoA epoxidase subunit PaaC has protein sequence MNITPQHLQYVLRLADTALILGQRNTEWCGHGAILEEDIALSNMSLDLIGQARLLYTHAASLEQQLTGRARTEDDYAYFRAEREFANYTLSELPHYGPLAGTAQAEKDYAVTIVRNFLYSTLMAHLWTALTHSKDEQLAAIASKSIKETSYHVHHSREWLVRFGDGTDESHRRAQAALDYLLPYTREFFSTDAVEESIAADGIGPLTSDLEAAWLDDVRAALDEATLKLPEAVKHITTGKHGEHSEHMGFVLAEMQSLARQHPGASW, from the coding sequence ATGAACATCACGCCCCAACATCTCCAATACGTGCTGCGCCTCGCGGATACCGCGCTGATTCTCGGTCAGCGCAATACCGAGTGGTGCGGCCACGGTGCGATTCTCGAAGAGGACATCGCGCTGTCGAACATGAGCCTCGACCTGATCGGCCAGGCGCGCCTGCTTTACACGCATGCCGCCTCGCTCGAACAGCAGCTCACCGGCCGGGCCCGCACGGAAGACGACTACGCGTACTTTCGCGCCGAGCGTGAGTTTGCGAATTACACGCTTTCCGAGTTGCCGCATTACGGCCCGCTCGCAGGTACAGCGCAAGCCGAAAAAGACTATGCGGTCACGATCGTGCGCAACTTCCTGTATTCAACGCTGATGGCACATCTGTGGACCGCGCTCACGCATTCGAAGGACGAGCAACTGGCCGCTATCGCGTCGAAGTCGATCAAGGAAACCAGCTACCACGTGCACCACTCGCGCGAATGGCTCGTAAGGTTCGGCGACGGCACAGACGAGTCGCACCGCCGCGCCCAGGCCGCGCTCGACTATCTGCTGCCGTACACCCGTGAATTCTTCAGCACGGACGCAGTGGAAGAAAGCATCGCGGCGGACGGAATCGGGCCGCTCACGTCGGACCTCGAAGCAGCATGGCTCGACGACGTGCGCGCCGCGCTCGACGAAGCGACGCTAAAGCTGCCGGAAGCGGTCAAACACATCACGACGGGCAAGCACGGCGAGCATTCGGAACACATGGGTTTCGTGCTCGCGGAAATGCAAAGCCTCGCGCGCCAGCATCCCGGCGCGAGCTGGTAA
- the paaD gene encoding 1,2-phenylacetyl-CoA epoxidase subunit PaaD yields the protein MTTSTSTDANANADLTLQRAWAVLEAVPDPEIPVVSIRELGILRDVRRADDGALEVVITPTYSGCPAMSQIAEDVAHALDVAQLKPYRVATVLAPAWTTDWMTAEAREKLRAYGIAPPTGNCGSPAPSQEKVVRFVPRALPAPSCPRCGSAHTERLAQFGSTACKALYRCLDCREPFDYFKPY from the coding sequence ATGACGACCTCGACTTCGACCGACGCCAACGCCAACGCCGATCTCACGCTTCAACGTGCGTGGGCTGTGCTCGAAGCGGTGCCTGATCCGGAGATTCCGGTGGTATCGATCCGCGAACTCGGCATTCTGCGCGACGTGCGCCGCGCGGATGACGGCGCGCTCGAAGTCGTCATCACGCCGACCTACTCCGGTTGCCCGGCCATGTCGCAGATCGCCGAAGACGTCGCGCATGCGCTCGACGTCGCGCAACTGAAGCCGTATCGCGTCGCCACGGTGCTCGCGCCAGCGTGGACCACGGACTGGATGACCGCCGAGGCCCGCGAAAAGCTGCGCGCCTATGGTATCGCGCCGCCCACCGGCAATTGCGGTTCGCCTGCGCCGTCGCAGGAAAAAGTGGTGCGCTTCGTGCCGCGCGCACTGCCGGCGCCTTCGTGCCCACGCTGCGGCTCGGCGCATACCGAGCGTCTCGCGCAATTCGGTTCGACCGCCTGCAAAGCCTTGTACCGTTGCCTCGACTGCCGCGAACCTTTCGACTACTTCAAACCATACTGA
- the paaE gene encoding 1,2-phenylacetyl-CoA epoxidase subunit PaaE, with amino-acid sequence MATPQFHPLRIREVRPETADAVSVAFEVPVELRDHYRFTQGQFVTLKTHIDGEETRRSYSICVGVTDYDRDGELRIGIKRVRGGRFSNFAFDELKPGHTIDVMTPDGRFFTHLNAEQGQQYLAFSGGSGITPVLAIIKTTLEVEPRSTFTLVYGNRSVDQIMFAEELEDLKNRFMNRFVLYHVLSDDLQDVELFNGVLDQAKCAAFIENLLPADAIDEAFICGPGPMMDAAEAALKAAGVPPAKIHVERFGSPLPQAGVPPVEITEDTPAADLEIVLDGKRRKLRLPYQGVSVLDVGLRAGLALPYACKGGVCCTCRAKVLEGEVKMEKNYTLEEHEIRDGFVLTCQCHPISDRVVVSFDER; translated from the coding sequence ATGGCCACCCCGCAATTTCATCCGCTGCGAATCCGCGAAGTACGACCCGAAACCGCCGACGCCGTCTCGGTCGCTTTCGAAGTTCCCGTGGAACTGCGCGACCACTACCGATTCACGCAGGGCCAGTTCGTCACGCTGAAAACGCACATCGACGGCGAGGAGACGCGCCGTTCATATTCGATCTGCGTGGGTGTGACCGATTATGATCGCGACGGCGAATTGCGCATTGGCATCAAGCGGGTGCGCGGCGGCCGCTTTTCGAACTTCGCGTTCGACGAGTTGAAGCCCGGTCACACGATCGACGTGATGACGCCGGACGGGCGCTTCTTTACGCATCTGAACGCTGAGCAGGGTCAGCAGTATCTGGCGTTTTCGGGCGGCTCGGGCATCACGCCGGTACTCGCGATCATCAAAACGACGCTCGAAGTCGAGCCGCGCAGCACGTTCACGCTCGTCTACGGTAACCGCAGCGTCGATCAGATCATGTTCGCGGAAGAGCTTGAAGATCTGAAGAACCGCTTCATGAACCGCTTCGTGCTCTATCACGTGCTGTCGGACGATCTGCAGGACGTCGAGCTGTTCAATGGCGTCCTCGATCAGGCGAAATGCGCGGCATTCATCGAAAACCTGCTTCCCGCCGACGCGATCGACGAAGCCTTCATCTGTGGCCCCGGCCCGATGATGGACGCCGCCGAAGCCGCGCTGAAAGCCGCGGGCGTGCCGCCGGCAAAGATTCATGTGGAGCGCTTTGGCTCGCCGCTGCCGCAAGCGGGCGTACCGCCCGTCGAGATCACCGAAGATACGCCGGCTGCCGATCTCGAAATCGTGCTCGACGGCAAGCGCCGCAAATTGCGTCTGCCGTATCAAGGTGTGAGCGTACTCGACGTCGGCCTGCGCGCCGGACTGGCGTTGCCATATGCGTGCAAAGGCGGCGTCTGCTGCACCTGCCGCGCAAAGGTGCTGGAAGGCGAAGTGAAGATGGAAAAGAACTACACGCTCGAAGAACATGAAATCCGCGATGGGTTCGTGCTCACGTGTCAGTGTCATCCGATCAGTGATCGTGTGGTGGTGAGCTTCGACGAACGTTGA